The following are encoded together in the Pseudoalteromonas piscicida genome:
- a CDS encoding argininosuccinate synthase, producing the protein MSKIKKVVLAYSGGLDTSAIVPWLKENYGCEVVAFVADVGQGEEELVGVEEKAIASGASECYIVDLKEEMVSDYIYPTLKTGAIYEGTYLLGTSMARPIIAKAQVEIARKVGADALSHGCTGKGNDQVRFESCFSALAPDLKVIAPWREWSLSSRESLLDYLAERNIPCAASATKIYSRDANAWHISHEGGELEDPWNEPSGQVWTMTNSPEAAPDQPEYVSVLIEKGEITGVNGERYSPYQCLVKLNEIAAPHGVGRVDIVENRLVGMKSRGCYETPGGTVMMAALQAIDELILDKSCRKWKTALSEEFAHLVYDGRWFTPLKDSILAAAESFAQQATGEVVLKLYKGHVHAVQKQSINSLYSEDFATFGEDDVYDQSHAEGFIRLFSLSSRIAALNKQKQS; encoded by the coding sequence ATGAGCAAGATTAAAAAAGTGGTACTGGCTTACTCTGGTGGATTAGACACATCAGCGATTGTGCCATGGTTAAAAGAGAACTACGGTTGTGAAGTTGTCGCCTTTGTTGCCGATGTAGGTCAGGGTGAAGAAGAACTGGTTGGGGTTGAAGAAAAGGCAATCGCATCAGGTGCCTCTGAGTGCTATATCGTCGACTTAAAAGAAGAAATGGTTAGCGACTACATTTATCCAACTCTTAAAACTGGCGCTATCTATGAAGGGACATATTTACTGGGTACTTCGATGGCGCGTCCTATTATTGCCAAAGCTCAAGTAGAAATCGCCCGTAAAGTTGGCGCGGATGCACTTTCTCATGGTTGTACAGGCAAGGGGAACGATCAGGTGCGTTTTGAATCTTGCTTCTCAGCGCTTGCGCCTGACCTTAAAGTGATTGCACCATGGCGTGAATGGTCACTATCAAGCCGTGAATCACTGCTCGACTATCTGGCTGAGCGTAATATCCCTTGTGCAGCCTCTGCTACTAAAATCTACAGTCGTGATGCCAATGCTTGGCATATTTCTCACGAAGGTGGTGAATTGGAAGATCCATGGAATGAGCCAAGCGGTCAGGTTTGGACCATGACTAATTCTCCAGAAGCTGCACCGGATCAGCCTGAATATGTGTCGGTGTTAATCGAAAAGGGTGAAATCACCGGTGTTAACGGTGAGCGTTACAGTCCTTATCAGTGTCTAGTTAAGTTAAACGAGATTGCAGCGCCGCACGGTGTTGGTCGTGTGGATATCGTTGAAAACCGTCTCGTCGGCATGAAATCTCGTGGCTGTTATGAAACACCGGGAGGCACTGTGATGATGGCTGCGTTACAAGCGATTGATGAGCTGATCTTAGACAAATCTTGTCGTAAATGGAAAACCGCGCTTAGCGAAGAGTTTGCACACTTAGTTTATGATGGTCGCTGGTTTACCCCACTGAAAGATTCAATTCTAGCTGCTGCAGAGTCATTCGCACAGCAGGCAACTGGCGAGGTGGTACTTAAGCTTTATAAAGGCCACGTACATGCAGTGCAAAAGCAATCAATCAATAGCTTATACAGCGAAGATTTTGCCACATTTGGTGAAGATGACGTATATGACCAATCTCATGCGGAGGGATTCATTCGTCTATTCTCACTATCTAGCCGGATAGCGGCGTTAAACAAGCAAAAGCAGTCTTAA
- the argH gene encoding argininosuccinate lyase gives MALWGGRFSSGPDEAFKQFNDSLPFDYQLAEQDIVGSIAWAGALKQVEVLTESEHQQIIAALKQLLDEVIADPRSVATAGHEDIHSYVEAKLIDKVGDLGKKLHTGRSRNDQVATDFRLWSRKTAQQLLVALSSLKQALVTLAEQELGTILPGYTHLQRAQPVLFSHWCMAYVEMIERDESRLNDALERLNVCPLGSGALAGTAYPIDREVLAVNLGFREASRNSLDAVSDRDFVVELLSCASISMMHLSRFAEDLIFYNSGESGFIDLADSVTSGSSLMPQKKNPDALELIRGKTGRVFGAFSGMMMTLKALPLAYNKDMQEDKEGLFDAMPTWLACIHMAEACVKGIKVNGDKTLAAAKGGHANATELADYLVAKGIPFREGHHIVGELVQLAISKGQNLEDLSLEEFQQVSAVIAEDVYPVLEIDACIAARKALGGTSLPQVTSAIKTAKKKQKILVRDANLDDVEAIAGLIQYWAKVGENLPRAKSDMIHSINEFAVTEVDGKVTGCASLYIYDTGLAEIRSLGVNPESEIKGQGQLLVEHLLVKAKKLALNRIIVLTRVPGFFMKQGFNNCTKDSLPEKVMKDCELCLRKDNCDEIAMDFIIKQTSSLSIPCKFVA, from the coding sequence ATGGCATTATGGGGCGGCCGTTTTTCATCAGGTCCTGATGAGGCATTTAAGCAATTTAATGATTCTCTGCCATTTGATTATCAATTGGCAGAGCAAGATATTGTTGGCTCTATCGCTTGGGCGGGTGCGCTAAAGCAAGTAGAAGTATTAACTGAAAGCGAACATCAGCAGATCATCGCTGCGCTGAAACAGCTTTTGGATGAAGTGATTGCTGATCCGCGTAGTGTAGCAACTGCGGGACATGAGGATATTCATTCTTATGTTGAAGCTAAACTTATCGACAAAGTGGGTGATTTAGGTAAAAAGCTGCACACAGGTCGAAGCCGTAACGACCAAGTAGCCACTGATTTTAGACTGTGGAGTCGTAAAACTGCGCAGCAACTGCTTGTGGCACTGAGTTCACTCAAGCAAGCTTTGGTTACACTTGCAGAGCAGGAGCTTGGTACTATTTTACCAGGCTACACCCATTTACAGCGTGCTCAGCCAGTACTCTTTAGTCATTGGTGTATGGCTTACGTTGAGATGATTGAGCGCGATGAGTCGCGCTTAAATGATGCGCTTGAAAGGTTAAATGTGTGTCCACTTGGCTCAGGTGCACTCGCGGGGACTGCTTATCCTATCGACCGTGAAGTGTTGGCCGTTAACCTTGGCTTTAGAGAAGCCTCTCGTAATAGTTTAGATGCGGTCTCTGATCGTGATTTTGTGGTTGAGCTACTCAGTTGTGCGTCTATTTCAATGATGCATTTATCTCGTTTTGCTGAAGATTTGATATTTTACAATTCTGGTGAATCTGGATTTATTGATCTGGCCGACAGCGTGACGTCCGGCTCATCCTTGATGCCACAGAAAAAGAACCCTGACGCCTTAGAGCTGATCCGCGGCAAAACTGGCCGAGTTTTTGGTGCCTTTAGCGGCATGATGATGACGCTTAAAGCTTTGCCTTTGGCCTATAACAAAGACATGCAGGAAGACAAAGAAGGCCTATTTGATGCCATGCCAACTTGGCTTGCGTGTATTCATATGGCTGAAGCATGTGTTAAAGGCATTAAGGTTAATGGTGATAAAACGTTAGCGGCGGCAAAAGGTGGTCACGCCAATGCAACTGAGCTTGCGGATTATCTCGTTGCTAAGGGAATACCGTTTAGGGAAGGCCACCACATCGTCGGTGAATTAGTGCAGTTGGCTATTAGTAAGGGGCAAAACCTCGAGGATCTGAGCTTAGAAGAATTCCAGCAAGTCAGCGCTGTAATTGCAGAGGATGTCTACCCTGTACTCGAAATTGACGCTTGTATTGCCGCTCGTAAAGCATTAGGCGGCACTTCATTGCCACAAGTAACTAGTGCCATTAAAACGGCAAAAAAAAAGCAAAAAATCTTAGTACGTGATGCCAATTTAGATGATGTTGAAGCCATTGCAGGATTGATTCAATACTGGGCTAAAGTAGGTGAGAACCTACCGCGAGCGAAAAGTGACATGATCCATAGTATCAATGAGTTTGCGGTAACTGAGGTCGATGGCAAAGTGACCGGGTGTGCATCTTTGTATATTTACGACACTGGGCTTGCTGAAATTCGCTCTTTGGGTGTAAATCCCGAAAGCGAAATAAAGGGACAAGGGCAACTTTTAGTCGAGCATTTACTGGTGAAAGCCAAAAAATTGGCACTCAATCGTATTATTGTGCTAACTAGAGTGCCTGGCTTCTTTATGAAACAAGGTTTTAACAACTGTACCAAAGATAGCTTGCCTGAAAAAGTGATGAAAGACTGTGAGCTGTGCTTGCGTAAAGATAACTGTGATGAAATTGCGATGGATTTCATTATAAAACAAACATCTAGCTTAAGTATTCCATGTAAATTTGTGGCTTAA